Genomic segment of Myxococcus stipitatus:
CACCGAGCTGCGTGTCACCCAGGCCGCCATCAGCCACCAGGTCCGCCAGCTCGAGGACTGGCTCGGCGTCTCCCTGTTCGAGCGCCGAGGCCACGCCCTGACGCTGACCCGCAAGGGGCAGGAGTACCTGCGCGAGCTCACCCCTGTCTTCGAGCGCCTCTCCGAGGCCACCACCCGCCTCTCCGAAGGCGAGCAGGGCCCCCTGCGCCTCACCGTGCTGCCATCCTTCGCCTCCTGCTGGCTCCTCCCGCGCCTGGAGCGCTTCCGCGAGCTCCATCCCGACGTGGAGCTCCACCTGACCAGCGCGGCCGAGCTGTGGGACTTCCTCGATGACCGCTTCGACATCGGCATCCGCTCGGGGCTGGGCCGGTGGACGGGGCTCAAGGCGGAGCAGGTCGCCTCGGAGGGACTCAGCCCCGTGTGCAGCCCCGCGCTCGCGAAGAAGCTGCGTGCACCCTCGGACCTGGCGAAGGTCCGGCTCATCCACGACACGCCGAAGGATGGGTGGCGCCGTTGGCTGGACGCCGCGGGAGTGAAGGGCGTGGATGCCGACAAGGGCCTCGCGTTCAACGACGCGGGGCTCGTGCTCCAGGCCGCGCGCCAGGGAGATGGCGTTGCCCTGGGGCGGATGCTGCTCGCCGCCGATGACTTGAAGGCCGGGCGCCTGGTCCAGCCCTTCCCGAAGGTGCTCCCCAACGACTTCGGCTACTGGCTCGTCCACCCTCGGCCGCTGTCGAGCCGCAAGGATGTGGTCCTGTTCAAGGACTGGCTGTTCGCCGAGGCCCAGGCCATGTCCCGGGGGCTGGGGTTGCCGGCCCGGGAGTAGTGTCCTGAGCTGGGTAGGACCAACCTCTTGTGCGGGAAGGGGCGGGCTCTCCTCGCGGGTGAGAAGTCCGCGCCGGTACCTTCGCGCGTCGTGGGGGCGGTGGACCGTGAAATTCTTTGCGGCGGAGGTGGGAGGAAGCGGAGTTCACTTGCCGACAGATGGATGTGACCCATCTTGGGGGCGTCCACGCACTCCCGACTAGTGTGATGCAACAACGATGTGGTCGATTGATAATCAGACACCTTTTGCCGTGGATCGAACGTGGGTGCGTGACAAGTCGGGGCGACATCATTGGGTCGTCGCCGTCAAGGGTACCTTTGGTATCGGCGTGAACGGCCAGTTGAGCATCGCGGAAGAGCAGCACGCCCCTCTTCATGCTCCGGAGTATCGAGGCGCGCCCGGCTCATCGAGCCTTCGATACGAAGCGGATCTCATTCCTAGCAAGCCAACGACGGACATCCTCATCAACGAGCATGCCCATGCGCCCAAAGGGCGACCGGCAACCCAGGTCGTGGTGTCTCTGGGGGTTGGTGCACTCAGGAAGACGCTGGTCGTCTATGGGGAGAGGGGCTACATCGATGGCGTGGTGGGCTCGACGCCTTCCAGTCCTGCTCCCTTTGTTTCAAAGCCAGTCATCTATGAGAACGCATTGGGTGGGATGGACACGCGGGAGCGAGACTCCCGGAAGCACCGTGTCGATGCTCGCAATCCCATTGGGAGAGGGCTCACTGTAGCGTCATCAAGGAGGCGCATCGGGCGCGTGGCTCCTTCCGTGGAATATCCGGATGGAGATGAGTCAAAACCCTGGCCGACGGGCTTGGGTGCAATCGCCAGTTATTGGTCTCCACGGCTGAAGTTCGCGGGGACCTACGACGAGCGATTCCTTCTCTGCTCCCCTGTCGATCAACGTCCATCCGTACCGATGATGGGCGGTGAAAGAATCGAGCTGACGAACCTGAGTCCAGCGGGGGGGCTTCGACTCGAGCTGCCGCGCATCACCCTGAGG
This window contains:
- a CDS encoding DUF2169 domain-containing protein, whose amino-acid sequence is MRDKSGRHHWVVAVKGTFGIGVNGQLSIAEEQHAPLHAPEYRGAPGSSSLRYEADLIPSKPTTDILINEHAHAPKGRPATQVVVSLGVGALRKTLVVYGERGYIDGVVGSTPSSPAPFVSKPVIYENALGGMDTRERDSRKHRVDARNPIGRGLTVASSRRRIGRVAPSVEYPDGDESKPWPTGLGAIASYWSPRLKFAGTYDERFLLCSPVDQRPSVPMMGGERIELTNLSPAGGLRLELPRITLRFRTYFGRKVQAHGGQLASVIIEPEESRLLLVWHSMLGVGALDAEYLDRTVIDARVLE
- the gcvA gene encoding transcriptional regulator GcvA, which encodes MRRIPPLGALRAFEAGARHLSFTRAATELRVTQAAISHQVRQLEDWLGVSLFERRGHALTLTRKGQEYLRELTPVFERLSEATTRLSEGEQGPLRLTVLPSFASCWLLPRLERFRELHPDVELHLTSAAELWDFLDDRFDIGIRSGLGRWTGLKAEQVASEGLSPVCSPALAKKLRAPSDLAKVRLIHDTPKDGWRRWLDAAGVKGVDADKGLAFNDAGLVLQAARQGDGVALGRMLLAADDLKAGRLVQPFPKVLPNDFGYWLVHPRPLSSRKDVVLFKDWLFAEAQAMSRGLGLPARE